Genomic DNA from Oceanivirga salmonicida:
TTAGGCATTTCAAAATATTTTTGTAAAACCTTAGAAGTTCCATTAACTATTCCATTTTTAGCCTTACTATGTGGAGTTCTACCAGTTATAAATACTATCTTGTCTCCTCTTTCTAAATGCATTTTAATAAGTTCCTTTGCAACTTTTTTAGGTATAGATTCTCTATCTTCTTGTTCTGCTACATAATCCCAGAATTTTTGAGAATTTAAAACTTCACGGGGATTAGAACCAAATCCTAATTCTTTACCAAATGTAAATCCATAATGAAAATATTGACTAGAAAATAATAATGTATCATCTATATCAAAACTTACTGTCATTGGTGCCTTTCCTTCTAAACTCTTTTTAATATCATCAACTGATACAAAATTTACAGCCACTTGCTCTGGTGCATTTGTGTAAAAACCTTGATTAGTGTACGCTACTTTTGGTCCTTTAGCCATAGAAATAGTTGTTGTACACATAAGTGCTAAAATTAATAATTTAAATCCCTTTTTCATTAAAACCACTCCTTTTATCTTTATAGTTAAGTATACCTTATATATTTTTTTTTACAACTTAAAATTTTAATAAAAACTCACAGCTTGCACTGAGAGTTTTTTTATATTTCATATAATATTTTATTAAAACAGTCTTAAATTTATATTAAATAAAAACTTTTTAAGTTCTTTATGTGTGAAAAATACGTCTACTGTAACCTTATCAAATTTTTCTTTAAATCCTACTCCTATTACTGGGTATACCTTATTTGGGTAATCATACTTTACACCTAATTCTGAATATAGCATCTTATAAGTTAACTTTGCTTTTGTCTCTAAACTAAAATCTCTTTTAGCTATATGACTATTTAGTATAAATTTACTATTCTTATAA
This window encodes:
- the aphA gene encoding acid phosphatase AphA translates to MKKGFKLLILALMCTTTISMAKGPKVAYTNQGFYTNAPEQVAVNFVSVDDIKKSLEGKAPMTVSFDIDDTLLFSSQYFHYGFTFGKELGFGSNPREVLNSQKFWDYVAEQEDRESIPKKVAKELIKMHLERGDKIVFITGRTPHSKAKNGIVNGTSKVLQKYFEMPKASPIWYTSETVKGNYKYDKSYYIKKVNSKIHYGDSDSDILAAMEVGIRAIRVQRAYNSTNPQNLNGGYGEEVVINSAW